Genomic segment of Pochonia chlamydosporia 170 chromosome 1, whole genome shotgun sequence:
GACCGCTGTGCCCAAACTGATGTCGTGACCGCCAGGAGTCAGAGTGGGTGTTGCGGTAATGATGTCGACTTGCCACTTCTCAACGGCGTATCCCAACACCCGAAGTCGTTCGTGGGTCCCAATTTTTCCCGGCCAGGCTGCACGTGTCTTAGTCATCCCCTGGAACCTGGATGATCCGATCCCGCAATCGACAATCGACTGATAGAAGCACATGGAGCCGGCAACACCCGCTACACCAAAAACACGACATAAAAACATGACAATCGCGGCTATATGGCTTAGAAAGTCAACCAGGCTGGTATTTCGCCATACAACAAGTGTGATTTTGAACTTACTCGAACTCAAATCTTCTCTCGCGCACGTAATGCTAGACATCGTCCCTATGTGAAATATGTCTCCATGTGTCAACGCGTGAAGATGACTCTTGCAGCTGGgggtcaaaggtatttaaCCTTGtgaaaggtatcgcatatgGCGTAATCTATCCAGGCATATACGATGTGTTGTGTTCGTGTATACTTAGATGTGGACAAATACTTCCACCACGGGCTGTAGGTGTGTAAATGTCACTACCGTAAATACTTGAGTATTTCCCACTAGATTCGAGTGCAGGCTTGAGTAAGAGCGCTTATCTCAATCTTCGCAATCCGAGCTGGAATCCAGGTCCAATCGAAAGTCGTTTGACAAGCCATTGGCCATGTACCGTGCTTGAACCGGCCGCTGTATTGAGCGTGTTCCGCATACTCTTTACGGTATATAATCGCCATAATGTCAACTCGTTTGACTTAGACTCCATAGCTATAGCTGCAAGACCGTGGATGCCAGAAACCAAACAACACACCAAGTGACCAAGTGATACAGACAGAAGCGCACCAGAACACAACCCCCAGTGACGACAAGCGGCCAGTTACTAGTGTTAGTACGAACGACAGCCCTGGTAGGGTGACAGGTATCAAGAGAGAAACGGAAATGCTAAATCCCGGTCGAAAATCTTACGGAAAAGACGACAGTCCTTagcagcaagcagcaagCAATTCTGTCAAGGTTTGCTATTGGTTGACAGTAACGGCTGGGGATCATATTCGATAAGAGACGTGGCAACAACATGCGAGTACGCCGCTAACTCACGAGACACAAGAGTGTTGAATTTCGTGACTCTGTAAAACTGTAATAGACATTGTTCATTGGTTACAACAGGCCTTGAATTGGCTACGTAGGAACAGCAGTAGCAACTTCATCTGTGATAGTAGCATGCATACACAAATTGGTAAGGCTTTTAAGCAGTTACAATGTATCTTTCAATTGTACGCTTACACTAAATAAAAACAGCGCATTTCTCAACTCTTGTGGCCCGGTGCTCATGGCTAAAACCTCTCTCGtcacttcatcatcatggaaaATGCTCCGTCGCGCCGTAGCCCTCCCCATCGCCGAAAAAAACCACCGACTCGTGCCTGTTTCATCGGTAGAAACGTGAAATCAGAGGGCCAACCCATGCTCCCAAACTCAATAGCTCCGAATAAAACATCCAAACCCCTAGTCAACAGTCAAAGGCCTTAAAAGAATATGTAATGGAAAATTAAATGAAGACTCCTTGGTTCTGTAGATCCCAAGTGGTATATCCGCCCCGGAATTAATGTGCAATAAGATTAAGAAAATAAGTGCCTCCCACGAGGAAATATGTTGTGGCTATTAGTTGTACAGGTGGTATATTATCTTGATGTGAAAGGCCAGATACAAGTGTGCATTATGCCAGCGAGTTTTGATTACCCACTGGGCGTAATAGGTTTCATTTTACATCGTCTCAACTCGCGAGCTAGGAAGCTGCATGGTAGGGTCGTCGAATTCGATCTTGGGCCCGGAGTACATGTCGTAAACCCCAGAGCCGAAAGCCGGAATCTGTCCGATAGTAGCTACCTCAACCGGAGGTTGGTACTGGTAACCCCACTCATTCGAAGGTTGTGATCCctgtgtttgctgcattTGTTGAGCATACGGGACCATGCTGTTTTGCGACTCGACGGTGGCCGCGTCTTGCAAGCCGTATGTGGCCGTAGCGGGAGGTTGGTGAGTGTACATGCCGTCCTGGAGGGCAGGGCTCTGTCCGGATGCTGGAGAAAAACTGGCAGGGCTGCTGCTAATGGAGGTCATGCTTCCAGCGTTATATGACATCTCAAGCGTCGGTCGGTCAACATGCTGTCGGGGAATGTGGTAGGTTTGGGGCACATTGGTGTTCATGGTGGCAATCCCAGGATTATTCTGGTCAATAACGTAGTAAGGTTGTTGAGGCATGCCGGTAGGCCGATGGACCATCTGCAAGCTAGGATCTTGAGTGTGATATTCATGAACCTCAGCAGGCATACTGTTGCGATGGCCAATCTGCTGGTCCATTCCGTACTGGTTCATATGATGGCCAAAATCGGCGAAAGAGGCAGCTCGGTGCATCGGATGGCCGTGGGCTAAACCAGGATGTGTGATAGCTCCCTGCATTGGCCAGGCCATGGCTTGACCAGGAGTAGGAGGTGATTCCCCAATGTCCGATTCTGAGGTGCAATCATCAAGAATATCGTTGGGGTGGAGGCCGCGCTGATGCGACCGCCTCTGGTGTTTGACCATTGTCGTCTTTCGGCAGAAGCTATTTTAGTCGTTGTCAGAACACAAGTCATCCCGGCCACCGGCCATAACCCGGGACTGAAGCAACTTACCTCTTCAAACATCCGTCATGGGCGCATTTATACGGTCGTTTACCCGTATGGATTCGTCGATGACGGGC
This window contains:
- a CDS encoding C2H2 finger domain-containing protein (similar to Cordyceps militaris CM01 XP_006670357.1); translation: MELLELVEYEPTTRPFQCDWESCNKSFNRKSDLQRHYRIHTNERPYTCTTPGCGKSFIQRSALTVHIRTHTGEKPHQCQHIGCGKRFSDSSSLARHRRIHTGKRPYKCAHDGCLKSFCRKTTMVKHQRRSHQRGLHPNDILDDCTSESDIGESPPTPGQAMAWPMQGAITHPGLAHGHPMHRAASFADFGHHMNQYGMDQQIGHRNSMPAEVHEYHTQDPSLQMVHRPTGMPQQPYYVIDQNNPGIATMNTNVPQTYHIPRQHVDRPTLEMSYNAGSMTSISSSPASFSPASGQSPALQDGMYTHQPPATATYGLQDAATVESQNSMVPYAQQMQQTQGSQPSNEWGYQYQPPVEVATIGQIPAFGSGVYDMYSGPKIEFDDPTMQLPSSRVETM